From Pelotomaculum schinkii, the proteins below share one genomic window:
- a CDS encoding Rne/Rng family ribonuclease, producing MFREIVVNVAEEETRVAVLEDRVPVEVYIERAINQRLVGNIFKGRVENVLPGMQAAFVNIGLEKNAFLYVEDALPARTPETNGMSGSALGSANICDILKQGQETLVQIVKEPIGTKGPRVTIHITLPGRYLVLMPTVDYIGISRRIESDKERERLKDLAARVKPEGMGLIVRTVAEGVEEEELRQDINLLTKLWRKILSRAAYGPVPNLVHRDLELVQRILRDIFTEDVDRLTLDSRYEYEKVLDLLDITGPRLKLKVFLDERENIFEEYGIEQEIEKALKRKVWLKSGGYLVIDQSEALTAIDVNTGKYVGTTNLEDTVVKTNLEAAREISRQLRLRNIGGIVIVDFIDMTEESHQQEVLQALEAEIKRDKTKTNILGITQLGLVEMTRKKVRPSLSEVLQKHCPYCDGRGRVLSEETLGIHYKNQIYNMARQTTAQTILVEANPVVAARLIGSGGANLRDLESKTGKNLYIRGSTNQHIESVAIRPLQDNEGIQAHNFPVKPGEVLEVKVEEPHVSNTNDGIARVNGFILDIEGAGTLVGETIPVEVSKVYRTYAKARPVKI from the coding sequence ATGTTTAGGGAAATTGTCGTTAATGTTGCCGAAGAGGAAACCAGGGTCGCCGTACTGGAAGATCGAGTCCCTGTTGAAGTATATATTGAAAGGGCGATTAACCAGCGCCTGGTAGGCAATATCTTTAAAGGCCGGGTGGAGAATGTGCTGCCCGGCATGCAGGCGGCCTTTGTTAATATAGGATTGGAAAAAAATGCCTTTTTATACGTTGAGGACGCCCTGCCCGCACGCACGCCGGAAACCAACGGGATGAGCGGTTCGGCTCTTGGGAGCGCCAACATATGTGATATTTTAAAGCAGGGGCAGGAAACTCTGGTACAGATCGTCAAGGAGCCAATCGGTACCAAGGGACCACGTGTGACTATCCATATTACCCTGCCCGGACGTTACCTGGTGCTGATGCCCACAGTGGATTACATCGGTATTTCACGCCGGATCGAGTCCGACAAGGAGCGTGAGCGGCTGAAGGATCTTGCCGCCAGGGTTAAGCCGGAAGGTATGGGCTTAATCGTCCGTACTGTGGCGGAAGGGGTGGAGGAGGAAGAACTGCGCCAGGACATTAACCTGCTGACCAAACTGTGGCGCAAAATTCTCAGCAGGGCTGCGTACGGACCCGTACCAAACCTGGTTCACCGCGACCTGGAATTGGTCCAGCGGATTCTTAGAGACATTTTTACCGAGGACGTCGATCGCCTTACCCTGGACTCCCGCTACGAGTATGAAAAAGTGCTGGACCTTTTGGACATCACGGGTCCCCGCCTGAAGCTGAAAGTTTTTCTTGACGAGCGGGAAAATATTTTTGAGGAATATGGTATTGAGCAGGAAATAGAGAAGGCGTTAAAGCGTAAGGTCTGGCTTAAAAGCGGTGGGTACCTGGTGATAGACCAGTCCGAGGCGCTGACCGCCATTGACGTCAACACCGGGAAGTATGTGGGTACCACCAACCTTGAAGACACGGTAGTGAAGACCAATCTGGAAGCCGCCCGTGAAATCAGCAGGCAGCTGCGCCTGCGCAACATTGGTGGCATTGTTATCGTTGACTTTATTGACATGACCGAGGAAAGTCACCAGCAGGAGGTGCTGCAGGCGCTTGAAGCAGAGATTAAACGTGATAAAACTAAAACCAATATTTTGGGCATTACCCAACTGGGGCTGGTGGAAATGACCCGTAAGAAGGTTCGTCCCAGCCTGTCGGAAGTTTTACAGAAGCACTGTCCTTATTGCGATGGCAGAGGAAGGGTGCTTTCCGAGGAGACCCTGGGGATCCACTACAAGAACCAAATTTACAATATGGCCCGCCAGACCACGGCCCAGACCATCCTGGTGGAGGCCAACCCCGTGGTTGCGGCGCGGCTGATTGGCAGCGGTGGAGCCAATTTGCGCGACCTGGAAAGCAAGACCGGCAAAAACCTCTATATCCGGGGTTCGACCAACCAGCATATTGAGTCGGTGGCTATCCGTCCGCTGCAGGACAACGAGGGCATCCAGGCGCACAACTTCCCGGTTAAGCCCGGTGAAGTACTGGAAGTCAAGGTGGAAGAACCTCATGTTTCCAATACCAACGACGGTATTGCCAGGGTTAACGGTTTTATCCTGGACATCGAGGGCGCCGGGACCCTGGTTGGTGAGACCATACCTGTTGAAGTCAGCAAGGTCTACCGGACCTATGCTAAGGCGCGCCCGGTCAAAATCTGA
- a CDS encoding TIGR03936 family radical SAM-associated protein, protein MPVYRMMYAKEGPARYISHLDLLRTFERAARRAGLPIAFTSGFNPHPKIAFAAPLAVGTAGEAEYADLELVREVPVSSIQRDLSGTLPEGLRLVEVRRLGERAPALMSMVERATYRGEARLKSAVSQGALDRAIEAFLGRSEILVQRKNKAGENRVYDIRPGIFAMSGRLDNDIIIIETELKTGSRDNIRFEEVVEAFSTSSELPIEGKYVLYRTCLFSAVDKDNKTLW, encoded by the coding sequence ATGCCTGTGTACCGTATGATGTATGCCAAGGAAGGGCCTGCCCGCTATATCTCCCACCTGGATTTGTTGAGGACTTTTGAGCGGGCGGCAAGGAGGGCCGGGTTGCCCATAGCCTTTACCAGCGGCTTCAACCCCCATCCCAAAATAGCCTTCGCGGCCCCTCTGGCGGTGGGAACGGCGGGGGAAGCAGAGTATGCGGACCTTGAGCTGGTCAGGGAGGTACCTGTGTCCTCCATCCAGAGAGACTTGTCCGGGACACTGCCGGAAGGCTTGCGCCTGGTTGAGGTGAGAAGGCTTGGGGAGCGGGCGCCCGCCCTGATGTCTATGGTTGAGCGTGCTACCTACCGGGGCGAGGCCAGGCTCAAAAGCGCGGTTAGCCAAGGTGCTTTGGACCGGGCTATAGAAGCCTTTCTTGGCCGGTCCGAGATACTGGTCCAGAGAAAAAACAAGGCGGGGGAAAATAGAGTTTACGATATCAGGCCAGGCATTTTTGCCATGTCGGGCAGGTTGGATAATGATATAATAATAATTGAAACCGAGTTAAAAACCGGAAGCCGTGATAATATTAGGTTTGAGGAGGTGGTGGAGGCTTTTTCAACAAGCAGCGAACTACCAATAGAGGGAAAATATGTGCTGTACAGGACCTGCCTTTTTAGCGCGGTAGACAAAGATAATAAAACGCTGTGGTAA
- a CDS encoding TIGR03960 family B12-binding radical SAM protein: MDVLDQILPLVKKPARYAGGEWNAVHKEWSDVDLRVAFAFPDVYEVGMSYLGLQIFYEIVNRRVDTLMERVFAPWPDMEEKMREYNLPLFSLESRRPVGDFDVVAFTLQYEMSFTNVLNMLDLSGIPLKSTERDEKCPLVIAGGPCAFNPEPMAAFIDLFAIGEGEELISELLDSVRKGKQRALPRRDFLLEASRLPGVYAPGLYRVEYRTDGAVSKVKPVQEGVPARVTKRIVRDFDQAPFPRRPLVPSTEVVHDRIMLEVLRGCTRGCRFCQAGMLNRPVREKKPSTVLEQAAALVESTGYDEISLTSLSTSDYTPVSKVIKSLLDQHAQRGVGVSLPSLRVDNFSVELAKEVQRVRRSSLTFAPEAGTQRLRDVINKGVTEEDLLETTAAAFREGWRAIKLYFMIGLPTETDEDLDGIVRLAKEVLDLGRKARVPRNKLRVTVSVSSFVPKAHTPFQWEPQDTLAELKRKQDYLAVRLKERGLVFNYHDAGLSFMEAVFARGDRRLETVLIHALELGCKFDGWSEYFNLERWLEAFRLSGLEPAWYAGRRYDYEGPLPWDHINSGVSRRYLAEEHRRALSGVTTVDCRTGDCPGCGLCPDLEAKPSLAGGV; the protein is encoded by the coding sequence ATGGATGTGCTTGATCAGATACTGCCCCTGGTAAAAAAACCCGCCCGTTACGCCGGGGGGGAATGGAATGCAGTCCACAAGGAGTGGAGCGATGTGGACTTAAGGGTGGCTTTTGCTTTTCCCGATGTCTACGAGGTGGGTATGTCCTACCTGGGGCTTCAAATTTTTTATGAGATTGTAAACCGGCGCGTGGATACCTTAATGGAAAGAGTCTTTGCGCCCTGGCCTGATATGGAAGAAAAAATGCGGGAGTACAATCTCCCCTTATTCAGCCTGGAATCCCGCCGGCCGGTGGGGGACTTCGATGTGGTGGCATTTACCCTGCAGTACGAGATGTCCTTTACCAATGTGCTTAATATGCTGGATCTGTCGGGTATTCCCCTGAAATCCACGGAGCGGGACGAAAAATGCCCTTTGGTGATAGCCGGGGGGCCTTGTGCCTTCAACCCGGAGCCAATGGCTGCTTTTATCGACCTCTTCGCCATAGGCGAGGGGGAGGAGTTAATCAGTGAATTGCTGGACAGTGTTCGAAAGGGAAAGCAAAGGGCTCTTCCACGCCGGGACTTTTTGCTTGAGGCGTCAAGGCTTCCGGGTGTGTATGCGCCGGGGTTGTACCGGGTCGAATACCGGACAGATGGAGCTGTGTCAAAGGTGAAACCGGTACAGGAAGGTGTGCCTGCCAGGGTTACCAAAAGAATAGTGCGGGATTTTGATCAGGCGCCTTTTCCCAGGCGGCCGCTGGTCCCTTCCACCGAGGTGGTGCATGACCGGATTATGCTGGAGGTGCTGCGGGGCTGCACCAGAGGATGCCGTTTTTGCCAGGCCGGCATGCTCAACCGTCCGGTGCGTGAAAAAAAGCCTTCGACCGTGTTGGAACAGGCCGCCGCACTGGTGGAGAGCACCGGGTACGACGAGATTTCTCTGACCTCTCTCAGCACCAGCGACTATACACCGGTCAGCAAGGTTATTAAATCCCTTCTTGATCAACACGCTCAACGTGGGGTGGGGGTATCGCTTCCTTCCCTGCGGGTGGATAACTTTTCGGTGGAACTGGCCAAGGAGGTGCAGCGGGTGCGGCGCTCCTCGCTGACCTTTGCTCCCGAGGCCGGTACCCAGCGGCTGCGGGACGTCATCAATAAAGGTGTTACCGAAGAAGACCTGCTTGAAACCACCGCCGCGGCTTTCAGGGAAGGCTGGCGCGCGATCAAACTATATTTTATGATCGGCCTGCCTACGGAAACAGACGAGGACTTGGACGGCATTGTCCGGCTGGCCAAAGAAGTGCTTGACCTTGGCCGCAAAGCGCGTGTACCGCGCAACAAGCTGAGGGTTACGGTAAGCGTTTCATCTTTCGTCCCCAAGGCGCACACGCCTTTCCAGTGGGAGCCCCAGGATACCCTTGCCGAGCTTAAAAGGAAACAGGATTATCTGGCCGTCCGCTTGAAGGAGCGCGGCCTTGTCTTCAACTACCATGACGCCGGGCTAAGCTTCATGGAGGCGGTTTTTGCCAGGGGGGATCGCCGGCTGGAAACAGTTTTAATCCATGCCCTGGAGTTGGGCTGCAAGTTTGACGGGTGGTCGGAGTATTTCAATTTGGAACGCTGGCTGGAAGCCTTCCGCTTGTCCGGCCTTGAGCCGGCCTGGTACGCAGGCCGCCGCTATGATTATGAAGGCCCTCTGCCCTGGGACCATATCAACAGCGGTGTTTCCAGGCGCTACCTGGCGGAAGAGCATCGCCGGGCCCTGTCGGGTGTGACCACTGTAGACTGCCGGACAGGAGACTGTCCAGGCTGCGGGCTGTGTCCAGATCTGGAGGCCAAACCCAGTTTGGCGGGGGGGGTATAA
- a CDS encoding M50 family metallopeptidase, which yields MKVGRINGVNINLNNGFLALLGLFFIAGVLGKGLIAFAVVLLHEMAHIAAARWFGVNVSDVELLPFGGVSRIGGEVVFDPSREVYVAAVGPATNLLLFGLGAALKNNGLWDNDLGPFFLQCNLMVAAFNLLPALPLDGGRVYRAYLARRIGFKKATYRAARWGQFWGAAIVLGGTAGLAAGMSGLDIMVTGLFLLYAATNEKSLASYHFIRHLAQKKKELASAGVLPGEPLVSFDTVRLGDIIRLFVPKRFHLVLLVDKDYQYRGVVSEAQIVDALLKDGIDSPVGRLLK from the coding sequence TTGAAAGTCGGCCGCATAAATGGCGTGAATATCAACCTCAACAATGGTTTTTTGGCCCTTCTGGGGCTGTTTTTTATAGCCGGGGTGCTGGGTAAGGGGCTGATTGCCTTTGCCGTGGTACTGCTCCATGAAATGGCCCATATAGCGGCGGCCCGTTGGTTTGGAGTCAATGTTTCCGATGTTGAACTATTGCCCTTCGGCGGTGTAAGCCGCATCGGCGGTGAGGTAGTGTTCGATCCTTCCAGAGAAGTATACGTGGCTGCTGTCGGCCCTGCCACCAACCTGCTGCTGTTTGGACTGGGCGCCGCACTGAAAAACAATGGGTTGTGGGACAACGACCTCGGCCCTTTCTTCCTTCAGTGCAACCTGATGGTGGCTGCCTTTAACCTGCTTCCGGCGCTTCCCCTTGACGGCGGGAGGGTTTACCGGGCTTACCTGGCCAGGCGCATAGGCTTTAAAAAGGCGACTTACCGGGCCGCAAGGTGGGGGCAGTTCTGGGGCGCGGCCATCGTGCTGGGTGGAACCGCGGGGCTGGCTGCGGGAATGTCCGGGCTCGATATAATGGTAACCGGCCTTTTCCTCCTTTATGCCGCTACAAATGAAAAGTCCCTGGCTTCATACCATTTTATCAGGCACCTGGCCCAGAAAAAAAAGGAACTGGCCTCGGCCGGCGTGTTGCCGGGCGAGCCGCTGGTTTCGTTTGATACAGTCCGATTGGGAGATATCATCCGGTTGTTCGTCCCCAAGCGCTTTCACCTGGTCCTTCTTGTGGATAAAGATTATCAGTATCGCGGTGTGGTCAGCGAGGCCCAGATTGTTGACGCCCTGCTTAAAGACGGCATAGATAGCCCTGTCGGCAGACTACTCAAATAG
- a CDS encoding M23 family metallopeptidase, with protein sequence MKGTGIKPSGAFKPEDLMSTYRPPHWKKPKRVIYKSHGLFRIFAALLILVVFLALKETANPWGVEARETLKGVLTTEWNYQPVFDRVVQFGLEIASTDWPLLSNPQPVISKNGLTAAPESLQVPVSGQVVRGYGMVTDPIDNMERFHSGIDIAAPVGSPVRAVQDGTVQRLGDSPELGKYILIEHAQGSFSFYGELARLTVEEGQSVQAGQVIGEVGTAGDIPGGGLHFEMRENNKLIDPLTRLQF encoded by the coding sequence TTGAAAGGTACAGGTATTAAGCCAAGCGGAGCATTCAAGCCGGAGGACCTTATGTCCACCTACCGGCCTCCTCACTGGAAGAAGCCAAAGCGTGTGATCTATAAAAGCCATGGCCTGTTCAGGATTTTTGCAGCGCTGCTAATCCTGGTAGTCTTCCTCGCTCTCAAAGAAACCGCCAACCCCTGGGGTGTTGAAGCCAGGGAAACCCTCAAGGGTGTCCTGACCACGGAATGGAATTACCAGCCTGTATTTGACAGGGTGGTCCAGTTTGGTCTGGAAATAGCCAGTACTGACTGGCCTTTGCTCAGCAACCCCCAGCCTGTTATTTCTAAAAACGGTCTGACCGCTGCGCCGGAAAGCCTGCAGGTTCCGGTCTCCGGCCAGGTGGTGCGTGGCTATGGTATGGTTACGGATCCCATTGACAACATGGAGCGTTTTCACTCGGGGATTGACATTGCCGCGCCGGTGGGCAGCCCGGTGAGAGCGGTACAGGACGGTACGGTACAGCGGCTGGGAGACAGCCCTGAATTAGGCAAGTATATCTTGATCGAACACGCACAGGGTTCTTTTTCCTTCTACGGTGAACTGGCGCGGTTGACGGTGGAGGAAGGACAGTCTGTCCAGGCCGGGCAGGTCATAGGTGAGGTGGGAACTGCCGGTGATATCCCCGGAGGGGGACTGCATTTTGAAATGAGGGAAAACAATAAGCTCATTGATCCGTTAACCAGGTTGCAGTTTTAG
- the rodA gene encoding rod shape-determining protein RodA — MFTQSRLLKKVDYTLLLTVTTIILFSLVIIYSATKPTEVLPVVEGVNNSADAFASVKKQFINIVLGFVAMAMALYIHYEDLAKHTKALYILNLIMLGAVLFVGDSALGAQRWIEIGPFRFQPSEFSKLIIIICFAAFLNSRQGRLNSFKDLLPCFAFIGVPLLFILKQPDLGTSLVFMAIMFGMLFAAGARPSLLIGLLLGGLALATLWIWAHFWLEAHSGFNLWIPLKEYQLKRLIIFVNPWQDWHGDGYHIIQSQIAIGQGGLFGRGLFNGSQTHGNFLPIQETDFIFSVVGEELGFAGAIFLLFLFFVLIYRCIYIAINAKDNFGFLLAVGVVSMLTFHVLVNVGMTAGIMPVTGIPLPMFSYGGSNMITNLAALGILLNINMRRQKIVF, encoded by the coding sequence ATGTTCACACAAAGCAGACTGCTAAAAAAAGTAGACTACACCCTGTTATTGACGGTCACCACGATCATCCTTTTCAGCCTGGTGATTATTTATAGCGCCACCAAACCTACCGAAGTCCTGCCGGTGGTTGAAGGTGTGAACAATAGCGCCGATGCCTTCGCATCTGTCAAAAAACAATTTATCAACATCGTCCTTGGTTTTGTGGCCATGGCGATGGCGCTGTATATCCATTACGAGGACCTGGCCAAGCACACCAAAGCCCTTTATATCCTTAACCTGATCATGCTGGGCGCGGTGCTTTTTGTTGGCGATTCGGCTCTGGGAGCGCAGCGCTGGATAGAAATTGGCCCTTTCCGCTTTCAACCTTCGGAATTTTCAAAGCTAATTATTATCATTTGTTTTGCTGCTTTTTTGAATTCGCGACAGGGCAGGTTAAACAGCTTCAAGGACCTTTTGCCCTGCTTTGCCTTTATCGGCGTACCCCTGCTGTTTATTTTGAAACAGCCGGATTTGGGTACTTCCCTGGTGTTTATGGCCATCATGTTTGGTATGCTTTTTGCGGCGGGAGCGCGGCCTTCACTGTTAATCGGTTTGCTCCTGGGGGGGTTGGCCCTGGCTACCCTGTGGATCTGGGCTCATTTTTGGTTGGAAGCCCACAGTGGTTTTAATCTCTGGATACCTTTAAAAGAATACCAGTTAAAACGCCTGATTATTTTTGTCAATCCCTGGCAGGACTGGCATGGAGACGGCTACCATATCATTCAGTCCCAAATTGCCATTGGCCAGGGCGGGTTGTTCGGGCGAGGCCTGTTTAACGGCAGCCAGACGCACGGGAACTTTCTACCGATCCAGGAAACAGACTTTATTTTTTCAGTGGTGGGGGAAGAACTGGGTTTTGCCGGGGCGATATTTCTCCTCTTTTTGTTCTTTGTGTTGATCTACAGGTGTATCTACATCGCCATCAACGCCAAGGATAATTTCGGATTCTTGTTGGCGGTCGGCGTGGTCTCCATGCTTACTTTCCACGTCCTGGTTAACGTGGGTATGACCGCCGGGATTATGCCGGTCACCGGTATACCATTACCGATGTTCAGCTACGGTGGAAGCAATATGATAACCAACCTGGCGGCTCTCGGTATTCTTCTCAATATCAACATGCGAAGGCAGAAGATTGTATTTTAA
- the minE gene encoding cell division topological specificity factor MinE, which translates to MLDLLKKVFGRDSGSKHVAKERLRLVLVHDRSSISPQLLETLRSELIQVISNYMDIDESGLEVSLDSSGNTVALVANIPVVGMKRTGTAY; encoded by the coding sequence GTGCTGGATTTACTGAAAAAGGTCTTTGGGAGGGATAGCGGAAGCAAGCACGTGGCCAAGGAGAGGCTGCGCCTGGTTCTGGTTCACGACCGGAGCAGCATATCACCCCAGTTGCTTGAGACTTTAAGGTCCGAGTTGATCCAGGTTATCTCCAACTACATGGACATCGATGAGAGCGGCCTGGAGGTCAGCCTGGACTCCAGCGGCAATACAGTGGCGCTGGTAGCCAATATTCCTGTGGTTGGCATGAAAAGAACTGGTACAGCTTATTAA
- the minD gene encoding septum site-determining protein MinD: MGEVIVITSGKGGVGKTTTTANIGTGLAALGYKVALVDTDIGLRNLDVVLGLENRIVYDIVDVTSGSCRLKQALIKDKRLEGLHLLPAAQTKDKTAVSPDQMRQLCEDLKSDFDFIIIDCPAGIEQGFRNAIAGADKAVVVTTPEVSAVRDADRIIGLLEAADLREPKLIINRIRPKMVRQGDMMGIEDIIDILAVDLLGVIPEDEMIVITTNRGEPVVTDQNTRAGQAYQNIVRRVAGDEVPMMNLDEESGFFKKLKKIIGLK, from the coding sequence ATGGGTGAAGTAATCGTTATTACTTCCGGTAAGGGCGGAGTGGGCAAAACCACCACCACGGCCAATATCGGCACAGGCCTGGCAGCTTTGGGCTATAAGGTGGCGCTAGTCGATACCGATATCGGCCTGAGAAACCTGGATGTGGTCCTGGGTCTGGAGAATAGAATCGTATATGATATTGTGGACGTCACCAGCGGCAGCTGCCGCCTTAAGCAGGCCCTGATCAAAGACAAGCGCCTGGAAGGGCTGCACCTTTTGCCGGCGGCTCAAACCAAAGATAAGACCGCGGTTAGCCCTGACCAGATGCGTCAACTCTGCGAGGACTTAAAAAGCGATTTTGATTTTATCATCATCGACTGCCCGGCGGGTATAGAGCAGGGTTTTCGCAATGCCATAGCCGGAGCTGACAAGGCCGTGGTGGTGACCACCCCCGAGGTATCGGCGGTGCGGGATGCAGACCGTATTATCGGCCTTCTGGAAGCTGCGGATTTGCGCGAACCGAAGTTAATCATCAACCGCATCCGGCCTAAAATGGTCAGGCAAGGAGACATGATGGGCATTGAAGACATCATTGATATTCTTGCGGTGGACCTTTTGGGGGTCATTCCGGAAGACGAGATGATCGTCATAACCACCAACCGTGGCGAGCCTGTGGTTACTGACCAAAACACCCGGGCGGGACAGGCCTACCAGAATATAGTCCGCCGTGTTGCAGGCGATGAAGTGCCGATGATGAACCTCGATGAAGAAAGCGGCTTCTTTAAAAAATTGAAGAAAATAATCGGCCTGAAGTAG
- the minC gene encoding septum site-determining protein MinC, whose product MLSGFGQGSQTDDNLVDENTILVQRTLRSGQSVRYSGNVVILGDVNPGAEVAATGNIIVMGALRGVVHAGANGDETAVVMAFRLNPTQLRIANHITRPPDNETVDMDLPEIARIKDGVVTIEAFQTGGERQGKAI is encoded by the coding sequence ATCCTTTCGGGTTTTGGTCAGGGCAGCCAGACCGATGATAATCTGGTTGACGAGAATACGATTTTGGTCCAGCGCACCCTGCGTTCCGGCCAGAGTGTCCGTTACAGCGGCAATGTGGTTATCCTTGGGGATGTCAATCCGGGTGCCGAAGTGGCGGCAACCGGCAATATAATCGTTATGGGCGCCCTGAGGGGTGTGGTGCATGCCGGGGCCAACGGCGACGAAACAGCAGTAGTGATGGCCTTCCGTCTGAACCCGACGCAATTGAGGATTGCCAATCACATTACCCGCCCGCCGGATAACGAAACAGTGGATATGGATTTGCCGGAGATAGCCCGGATCAAGGATGGGGTTGTCACCATTGAAGCTTTCCAGACCGGTGGAGAGCGTCAGGGGAAGGCTATCTAA
- the mrdA gene encoding penicillin-binding protein 2: protein MERKLMERKMQVFLVVVCAIFALLTSRLFYMQLIQNDKFSTLARENRMRLTNITAPRGEVFDRYGVKLVGNEPVYTVSLVNLAGESTGDVVSRLASIMGINPTEIEEKIADQKQLYEPVKIATRVSPEIVTRIEEQRLELPGVVIDIEPQRQYPSGSILAHVMGYVRQINPEQLAAHQSEGYKMGDPFGQSGLEYTYEKYLRGQDGGRQVEVDSKARPVRDLGVKEPVPGNNLVLTIDQRVQKAAEEALDRSSKLAVSQGYGEARAGAAVALDVNSGAVLAMASYPSYDPVKLSGVLTQKESDEIFNSPWKPMLNRALLAYAPGSTFKMVVAMAGLDTGKTTLESTISDPGYFFWGRAFNDWKLDGHGTVNLVKAIKVSCDTYFYQLGLRLGIDDIARVAREFGLGEKTGIELPGEESGVVPGPVAKIEQRIPYLSAEDTKKVREIQQRYDDLLGKTTDEAQRKELMSKRSAELQAVWWELDWHDYDTIISSIGQGDNRYTPLELANYIATLANGGTRYKPYLVQRVVSPDGRLIQENNPVELGRVSVSPEAMAAVKQGMLEVTLPPDGTAYGFFNGFPPVAAKTGTAEVLNHDSHALFVAFAPYDKPEIAVAVVIEYAGHGGTIGGPVAEAMLAAYLGLPIPGQKTINSPE from the coding sequence ATGGAAAGAAAATTGATGGAGAGGAAAATGCAGGTCTTCCTGGTGGTTGTCTGCGCTATCTTTGCCCTGCTTACATCTAGATTGTTTTACATGCAGCTAATCCAAAACGATAAATTCTCAACCCTGGCCAGAGAAAACCGGATGAGACTGACCAACATAACAGCTCCCAGGGGAGAGGTGTTTGATCGCTATGGGGTGAAACTGGTGGGCAATGAACCTGTCTATACAGTTTCCCTGGTCAACCTTGCCGGTGAAAGCACCGGTGATGTCGTATCCAGGCTGGCCTCCATAATGGGTATAAACCCTACGGAAATTGAAGAAAAGATCGCGGATCAAAAGCAGCTCTATGAGCCGGTAAAGATTGCAACCAGGGTATCCCCGGAAATTGTAACCAGAATTGAGGAGCAGCGGCTGGAACTCCCCGGGGTCGTAATTGATATAGAGCCCCAGCGGCAATACCCCAGCGGCAGCATCCTGGCCCATGTGATGGGTTATGTGCGGCAGATCAACCCGGAACAGTTGGCGGCGCACCAGAGCGAAGGTTACAAGATGGGGGATCCCTTCGGCCAGTCCGGCCTGGAATATACCTATGAAAAGTACCTGCGCGGGCAGGACGGGGGCAGGCAGGTAGAGGTTGATTCAAAGGCCCGGCCGGTTAGGGACCTCGGGGTCAAGGAGCCGGTGCCGGGCAACAACCTGGTCCTCACCATCGACCAGCGGGTGCAAAAGGCAGCGGAAGAAGCCCTGGACAGGAGCTCCAAGCTGGCTGTCAGTCAGGGCTATGGCGAAGCGCGCGCCGGCGCGGCGGTGGCCCTGGATGTGAACAGCGGCGCAGTGCTGGCGATGGCCAGCTACCCAAGCTACGATCCGGTCAAATTATCCGGGGTGTTAACCCAAAAAGAATCCGATGAAATCTTCAACTCGCCCTGGAAGCCCATGCTAAACCGGGCGCTGCTGGCCTACGCGCCGGGTTCAACCTTTAAGATGGTGGTAGCCATGGCCGGCTTAGATACTGGAAAGACCACCCTTGAGTCAACCATCTCCGACCCCGGCTACTTTTTCTGGGGCAGGGCTTTTAATGACTGGAAACTGGATGGCCACGGCACTGTAAACCTGGTCAAGGCGATCAAGGTTTCCTGCGATACCTATTTTTATCAATTGGGCCTGAGGCTTGGCATCGATGACATTGCCCGTGTGGCCAGGGAATTCGGTCTGGGTGAAAAGACAGGGATCGAGCTGCCCGGCGAAGAAAGCGGTGTAGTGCCTGGTCCGGTCGCCAAGATCGAGCAAAGAATCCCCTATTTAAGCGCAGAAGATACAAAAAAGGTTAGAGAGATTCAACAGCGTTATGATGACTTGCTTGGCAAAACCACGGACGAAGCCCAGCGCAAGGAACTTATGAGCAAACGGTCGGCTGAATTGCAGGCAGTTTGGTGGGAACTGGACTGGCATGACTATGACACCATCATTTCCTCCATTGGGCAGGGCGACAACCGCTACACGCCGCTGGAACTGGCCAATTATATTGCAACCCTGGCCAACGGAGGCACCCGTTATAAGCCGTACCTGGTACAAAGGGTGGTCAGCCCGGACGGCAGGCTTATTCAGGAAAACAATCCGGTTGAGCTGGGACGTGTAAGCGTCTCACCGGAGGCTATGGCAGCGGTAAAGCAGGGTATGCTCGAGGTGACCTTGCCGCCTGACGGGACCGCGTATGGCTTCTTTAACGGTTTCCCCCCGGTTGCCGCTAAAACGGGTACCGCCGAGGTGCTCAATCACGACTCCCACGCCCTTTTTGTAGCCTTTGCCCCCTATGATAAACCGGAGATTGCCGTAGCGGTGGTGATCGAATACGCCGGTCACGGCGGGACCATTGGCGGGCCGGTGGCCGAGGCTATGCTGGCGGCCTACTTGGGATTGCCCATACCTGGACAAAAAACGATAAATAGTCCCGAATAA